From Microbacterium sp. LWH11-1.2, one genomic window encodes:
- a CDS encoding polysaccharide biosynthesis tyrosine autokinase, with protein sequence MELRDYVRILRAHWIVIIVATIIGAAAAFGWSAIQPRVYSADTTGIVTAVGGDGTSGSALVGNQLAQSRVKSYLNLGSWRAVAEHAIDELDLDTSPDVLVNHVTVTNPVDTTALKVTATGSTPESAQALAQAWLDGMAIEIEKLEGGTTTSPAAISLMVGDSARLPSAPSSPNTRLNLIIGALVGLALGLVYAFVRHTVDRRVRHPRDIERETGVSVIGTLPLEKSMSDERQVIDFSLESQHGVSHHTIESMRELRTNLQFIDVDNPPRVIVVTSSVPGDGKSTVSVNLASSLAAAGQWAILIDCDLRRPVIADIFGMSKDVGLTDVLAGRADLQDVAHRPSRDVPLAVVGAGRIPPNPSELLGSHRMRDFLAEISKSAIVILDSPPVLPVTDAAVLAAGADGVLIVVSSGKTTFDMLQRAIENITRTTGRVLGVVLNRVPRKGAESAYYGREYYGAYERYAQKEEDTEADTPEPGVRRRGAAQV encoded by the coding sequence TTGGAACTCAGAGACTACGTGCGCATTCTGCGCGCGCACTGGATCGTGATCATCGTCGCCACGATCATCGGAGCCGCCGCGGCCTTCGGGTGGAGCGCCATCCAGCCTCGCGTGTACTCGGCCGACACGACCGGCATCGTCACCGCGGTCGGCGGCGACGGTACGAGCGGCAGCGCCCTCGTGGGCAACCAGCTCGCCCAGAGCCGGGTGAAGTCGTACCTGAACCTGGGCTCGTGGCGCGCCGTCGCCGAGCACGCGATCGACGAGCTCGACCTCGACACCTCCCCCGACGTCCTCGTCAACCACGTCACGGTGACGAACCCCGTCGACACGACGGCGCTGAAGGTGACCGCGACGGGTTCGACGCCCGAGTCCGCGCAGGCGCTCGCTCAGGCCTGGCTCGACGGCATGGCGATCGAGATCGAGAAGCTCGAGGGAGGGACGACGACGTCCCCCGCCGCGATCTCGCTCATGGTGGGCGATTCCGCGCGGCTCCCCTCTGCGCCCTCGTCTCCGAACACCCGCCTGAACCTCATCATCGGCGCCCTCGTCGGCCTCGCCCTCGGGCTCGTGTACGCGTTCGTGCGCCACACGGTAGACCGTCGGGTCCGGCACCCGCGCGACATCGAGCGCGAGACCGGCGTCTCGGTCATCGGCACGCTCCCGCTCGAGAAGTCGATGTCCGACGAGCGCCAGGTGATCGACTTCTCGCTGGAGTCGCAGCACGGCGTCTCGCACCACACGATCGAATCGATGCGCGAGCTGCGCACGAATCTGCAGTTCATCGACGTCGACAACCCGCCGCGCGTCATCGTCGTCACCAGCTCGGTGCCCGGCGACGGCAAGTCGACCGTGTCGGTCAACCTCGCCTCGAGCCTCGCCGCCGCGGGCCAGTGGGCGATCCTCATCGACTGCGATCTGCGTCGCCCGGTCATCGCCGACATCTTCGGGATGTCCAAGGATGTCGGCCTCACCGACGTTCTCGCCGGGCGCGCCGACCTGCAGGATGTCGCGCACCGCCCGTCGCGCGACGTGCCGCTGGCCGTCGTGGGGGCGGGGCGCATCCCGCCGAACCCGAGCGAGCTGCTCGGCTCGCACCGCATGCGCGACTTCCTGGCGGAGATCAGCAAGTCCGCGATCGTGATCCTCGACTCCCCTCCGGTACTGCCGGTCACGGATGCCGCCGTGCTCGCGGCCGGCGCGGACGGCGTGCTGATCGTCGTGTCGTCGGGGAAGACCACCTTCGACATGCTGCAGCGTGCCATCGAGAACATCACCCGCACCACGGGTCGCGTGCTCGGCGTCGTCCTGAACCGCGTCCCCCGCAAGGGAGCCGAGTCGGCGTACTACGGCCGCGAGTACTACGGCGCGTACGAGCGGTACGCACAGAAGGAAGAGGACACCGAGGCGGATACCCCGGAGCCGGGCGTGCGTCGTCGCGGAGCCGCTCAGGTCTGA
- a CDS encoding PqqD family peptide modification chaperone → MPDRFLVSAVGAVVDVDVSSRDAEFRIRAHEAWADAWYEGARTPDVIVAVRDGLEDDAALSMLSTDVTIAALAHRRADPVWMLHAAGLADESGRVVVLSAPSGTGKTTAARHLSRRYAYVSDETIAIAPDGGVEPYRKPLSIIEAHSTHKAQVALSSLDGGRPLPSSLRVAKIVVIDRSADGPEQPSLEELDVAEALELLGPQTSYLCDGEAPLQRIAALLEATGGAVRLRYREVADIDPIIERLLRTELRPVDAVSPRPMASDAAPTRTDAFARAATADELGLDGRIAILQRTPTGGQVHVLDGIGPSLWAAAHGHTLAEIVEAVVSAHGEPETGDARSIVQAALQELVEDGLLQAPTTQT, encoded by the coding sequence ATGCCTGATCGCTTTCTCGTCAGCGCGGTCGGTGCCGTCGTCGATGTCGATGTCTCGAGTCGTGATGCGGAGTTCCGGATCCGTGCCCATGAGGCATGGGCGGATGCCTGGTACGAGGGAGCTCGGACGCCGGACGTGATCGTCGCGGTGCGTGACGGACTCGAAGACGACGCAGCGCTCTCGATGCTCTCGACCGACGTGACGATCGCCGCCCTCGCGCACCGTCGCGCCGATCCGGTGTGGATGCTGCACGCGGCCGGCCTCGCCGACGAGAGCGGTCGCGTCGTCGTGCTCAGCGCGCCGTCGGGCACAGGCAAGACCACGGCTGCACGGCACCTGTCCCGGCGGTACGCGTATGTGAGCGATGAGACGATCGCGATCGCCCCCGACGGCGGTGTCGAACCGTATCGGAAGCCGCTGTCGATCATCGAGGCGCACTCGACCCATAAGGCGCAGGTGGCGCTGTCGAGTCTCGACGGAGGGCGTCCGCTCCCGTCCTCGCTGCGCGTCGCGAAGATCGTCGTGATCGATCGGTCAGCGGACGGCCCTGAGCAGCCGTCGCTCGAGGAGCTCGACGTCGCGGAGGCCCTCGAGCTGCTCGGACCCCAGACCAGCTACCTGTGCGACGGAGAGGCCCCGCTGCAGCGGATCGCGGCCCTTCTCGAGGCCACCGGCGGCGCTGTGCGGCTGCGGTATCGCGAGGTCGCCGATATCGATCCGATCATCGAGCGTCTGCTGCGCACCGAGCTCCGCCCGGTGGACGCGGTCTCACCCCGTCCGATGGCATCCGATGCCGCGCCGACGCGCACCGACGCGTTCGCGCGCGCGGCGACGGCCGACGAGCTCGGCCTCGACGGTCGCATCGCGATCCTGCAGCGGACGCCGACGGGAGGACAGGTCCACGTGCTCGACGGCATCGGGCCGTCCCTGTGGGCGGCGGCGCACGGCCACACCCTCGCGGAGATCGTCGAGGCGGTCGTCAGCGCGCACGGCGAGCCCGAGACCGGCGACGCGCGCTCGATCGTGCAGGCAGCTCTCCAGGAGCTGGTCGAGGACGGGCTCCTGCAGGCGCCGACGACTCAGACCTGA
- a CDS encoding helix-turn-helix domain-containing protein, whose amino-acid sequence MDLGNVREIGPQELIDHGIRPVGDRASLRARERTPGSVILLTMSGTSSEVAIDTLTAHPEHAVFAFIQAEALWSRMQDEPWLQIENGMVIAAPGLTRGLRCQGAWSATVALVPRTAMASFVSTLPTDARIFPERRLLDRAMQDFVEGLLDADERATAIERYAVEQLVVEMGGAILLDRVGAVSGQGSPRAVLRDRAIAVIAQQCGDPSLTPTQVAREVQSSLRQLQLVFAEAENSVAGEIRRQRARLARSLLVDSRYDVLSIEQIAQRSGFQSPMSLRRALDEAYRATPRALRARRRA is encoded by the coding sequence GTGGATCTCGGCAACGTGAGGGAGATCGGTCCGCAGGAGCTGATCGATCACGGCATCCGGCCGGTCGGTGACCGGGCCTCCCTGCGTGCTCGGGAACGGACTCCCGGCTCCGTCATCCTGCTGACCATGAGCGGCACGTCGAGCGAGGTCGCGATCGACACGCTGACCGCTCACCCGGAGCACGCGGTCTTCGCCTTCATCCAGGCCGAGGCCCTCTGGTCGAGGATGCAGGACGAGCCGTGGCTGCAGATCGAGAACGGCATGGTGATCGCCGCTCCCGGCCTCACGCGCGGATTGCGCTGTCAGGGCGCGTGGAGCGCGACCGTCGCACTGGTGCCCCGCACGGCGATGGCGTCGTTCGTCTCGACCCTGCCGACCGACGCCCGGATCTTCCCCGAACGTCGCCTGCTCGACCGGGCGATGCAGGACTTCGTCGAGGGGCTGCTGGATGCCGACGAGCGGGCGACCGCGATCGAGCGCTACGCGGTCGAGCAGCTGGTCGTGGAGATGGGCGGCGCGATCCTCCTGGACCGGGTCGGCGCCGTCTCGGGTCAGGGCTCGCCGCGCGCTGTGCTGCGCGACCGTGCGATCGCAGTGATCGCCCAGCAGTGCGGGGATCCGAGCCTGACGCCGACGCAGGTCGCCCGCGAGGTGCAGTCCTCGCTCCGTCAGCTGCAGCTGGTCTTCGCCGAGGCCGAGAACAGCGTCGCCGGCGAGATCCGCCGCCAGCGCGCACGCCTCGCGCGCTCGCTGCTCGTCGACAGCCGCTACGACGTGCTGAGCATCGAACAGATCGCGCAGCGCTCCGGGTTCCAGTCGCCGATGAGCCTGCGCCGGGCCCTCGACGAGGCTTACCGGGCGACGCCGCGCGCCCTCCGCGCACGTCGTCGCGCATAG
- a CDS encoding MauE/DoxX family redox-associated membrane protein, with amino-acid sequence MHAFVVPLTVFLAVVFAVSALGKLRSTDRGSASFAALQIPVRHPDAAAVALIAAEAVVAVGLVSTGGWLFVGFAGAALVLTAGLLFVVVRAHRKGATDDCGCFGEWIPSAIGPRLILRNVMLTIAASAVLASSILVQALLGGPVGVPLALSSPSSVVPAVGALAAAALIAVATWATVRASTTTPAASSPADRGAGAVVVPETGEIVDLLAAGSRARLLVFVSPGCHACETALTALTAAEDDLNGLVDLYVVQRAASGAAGTDSAHALPRAARFALDVGGSLSASLGTGRATPVAALIGTDGLQAGPLAVGSDETALLIDSIRALATAPPA; translated from the coding sequence ATGCACGCATTCGTCGTCCCCCTGACGGTGTTCCTCGCCGTGGTGTTCGCCGTGAGCGCCCTCGGCAAGCTCCGGTCCACCGACCGCGGGAGCGCGTCGTTCGCCGCCCTGCAGATCCCGGTACGCCACCCGGATGCCGCTGCCGTCGCCCTGATCGCTGCGGAAGCCGTGGTCGCCGTCGGACTCGTCTCCACCGGGGGATGGCTCTTCGTCGGCTTCGCCGGGGCCGCGCTCGTTCTCACGGCCGGTCTCCTCTTCGTCGTCGTCCGGGCGCACCGGAAGGGCGCCACCGATGACTGCGGATGCTTCGGCGAGTGGATCCCGTCCGCGATCGGTCCGCGACTGATCCTGCGCAACGTGATGCTGACCATCGCGGCCTCCGCCGTGCTGGCGTCGTCGATCCTCGTTCAGGCGCTCCTCGGTGGGCCCGTCGGGGTGCCGCTCGCCCTCTCGTCGCCGTCGTCGGTCGTGCCGGCGGTCGGAGCGCTCGCGGCCGCGGCGCTGATCGCGGTGGCCACCTGGGCGACCGTCCGCGCCTCCACGACGACCCCGGCTGCCTCATCGCCCGCTGACCGCGGAGCGGGTGCGGTCGTCGTGCCGGAGACGGGCGAGATCGTCGATCTGCTCGCCGCAGGCTCCCGCGCCCGCCTGCTGGTGTTCGTCTCGCCGGGCTGCCACGCCTGCGAGACCGCTCTGACGGCCCTCACAGCGGCCGAAGACGACCTGAACGGGCTCGTCGACCTCTACGTCGTGCAGAGGGCCGCGTCGGGGGCTGCGGGCACCGACTCCGCCCACGCCCTCCCCCGGGCCGCGCGCTTCGCGCTCGACGTCGGCGGATCGCTGAGCGCGAGTCTGGGCACAGGCCGGGCGACCCCGGTGGCCGCCCTGATCGGCACCGACGGGCTGCAGGCCGGTCCCCTCGCGGTCGGCAGCGACGAGACGGCGCTGCTCATCGACAGCATCCGCGCCCTCGCGACCGCCCCGCCGGCGTGA
- a CDS encoding acyltransferase family protein: MDQYSASAATHAPEARARLRSAPSRLLIPDVLRGFAIIAMLIAHAASFVPNAPWAVKFITANFSDVASPLFALVMGMSAELVWRRGGRVGTTLLQQTLRGLFLVVLGVWMASWGSWVAVVLAYLGLLIIIGAPILLARTPVVIAVTVVILVVSQPLLALARTWVWAYTSGDPVREVMTWLFLGPQYRVVNLLPMFLIGALLIRHGLKRDRLLWVLAAAAPLAYLAWGVGQRLGTVQSGDYLDTLKDFGLVFAVYVCVVLAATVRRERAQRVWGAIFVPLRACGQVALSLYLLHVGLIALWNNAYGRPAENFYPGWLVIVPGMILIGWLWWRFVGTGPVEWVMGWLTGRPKAIRRTA; the protein is encoded by the coding sequence ATGGACCAATATTCTGCGAGTGCGGCGACGCACGCGCCGGAGGCCCGCGCGCGGCTCCGGTCTGCACCGAGTCGCCTTCTCATTCCTGATGTCCTGCGCGGCTTCGCGATCATCGCGATGCTCATCGCCCACGCGGCATCCTTCGTGCCGAACGCCCCGTGGGCCGTCAAGTTCATCACGGCGAACTTCAGCGACGTCGCGTCGCCCCTGTTCGCGCTCGTGATGGGGATGTCGGCGGAGCTGGTGTGGCGGCGCGGAGGACGCGTGGGGACGACGCTGCTCCAGCAGACGCTCCGGGGCCTCTTCCTCGTCGTCCTGGGCGTCTGGATGGCCTCCTGGGGCTCGTGGGTGGCCGTGGTGCTCGCCTACCTCGGTCTGCTCATCATCATCGGGGCGCCGATCCTGCTCGCCCGTACGCCCGTCGTGATCGCGGTGACCGTCGTGATCCTCGTCGTGAGCCAGCCCCTGCTCGCCCTCGCCCGCACCTGGGTGTGGGCCTACACGAGCGGCGACCCGGTGCGAGAGGTCATGACCTGGCTGTTCCTCGGCCCCCAGTATCGGGTCGTCAACCTGCTGCCGATGTTCCTCATCGGCGCGCTGCTCATCCGTCACGGCCTCAAGCGGGATCGCCTGCTCTGGGTGCTCGCTGCGGCGGCGCCGCTGGCATACCTGGCCTGGGGTGTCGGCCAGCGTCTCGGCACGGTGCAGTCGGGCGACTACCTCGACACCCTCAAGGACTTCGGTCTCGTCTTCGCCGTCTACGTCTGCGTGGTCCTCGCGGCGACCGTCCGTCGGGAGCGCGCGCAGCGCGTCTGGGGCGCGATCTTCGTCCCGCTCCGCGCCTGCGGCCAGGTCGCGCTCTCGCTCTACCTGCTGCACGTCGGGCTCATCGCGCTCTGGAACAACGCCTACGGTCGTCCTGCCGAGAACTTCTATCCGGGCTGGCTCGTCATCGTGCCCGGCATGATCCTCATCGGATGGCTGTGGTGGCGCTTCGTCGGCACCGGGCCCGTCGAATGGGTCATGGGCTGGCTCACGGGTCGACCGAAGGCGATCCGCCGCACGGCGTAG
- the lepB gene encoding signal peptidase I gives MTTAESPAPRRRRIGGVWINVALALALTAIIVAFLGQPSSGSMSPTLEPGDRIVVNRLAFLGSDPAPGDIVVFRPDDSWGEKPAAGNWATGALQWIGETTGIRPYVLVKRVIAGEGQTVECCDAEGRVLVDGEPLDEPYVVKDLPFVSGELDCDTTPLSTRCFAEVTVPENSYLVLGDNRANSADSVFLCRGVADPDDGCWRWMQRDSVFGKAGPILWPVSRWGGP, from the coding sequence ATGACGACCGCAGAATCCCCTGCTCCTCGTCGCCGCAGAATCGGCGGAGTGTGGATCAACGTCGCGCTCGCGCTGGCGCTCACGGCCATCATCGTCGCGTTCCTCGGGCAGCCCTCGTCCGGGTCGATGTCTCCGACGCTCGAGCCCGGCGATCGGATCGTCGTGAACAGGCTCGCGTTCCTCGGCTCCGACCCCGCTCCCGGCGACATCGTCGTGTTCCGGCCCGACGACAGCTGGGGCGAGAAGCCCGCCGCCGGCAACTGGGCGACCGGAGCGCTGCAGTGGATCGGCGAGACCACCGGCATCCGCCCCTATGTGCTCGTGAAGAGGGTCATCGCGGGCGAGGGGCAGACGGTCGAGTGCTGCGATGCCGAGGGGCGGGTCCTCGTCGACGGCGAGCCGCTCGACGAGCCCTACGTCGTGAAGGACCTGCCGTTCGTCAGCGGCGAGCTCGACTGCGACACCACACCCCTGTCGACGCGGTGCTTCGCCGAGGTGACGGTGCCTGAGAATTCGTACCTGGTGCTGGGCGACAACAGGGCGAATTCCGCGGATTCCGTGTTCCTGTGCCGCGGTGTCGCCGACCCGGACGACGGATGCTGGCGCTGGATGCAGCGGGACTCGGTGTTCGGCAAGGCCGGGCCGATCCTCTGGCCCGTGTCGCGCTGGGGCGGACCGTAG
- a CDS encoding DUF4012 domain-containing protein — MVFLLLVAVAALTAVAASKALSVRDSLTPAVPIASGMPAKVVAGDTEGAAADAASLKQLSARAVAETEGWDWRVAEWVPVVGQNLAAVRAAAESIDDVADFAVNSLPKLDLTAFKPVNGAIDLAAVHDLEKVVSTGAATFAGVSTRIENADRTFLLPQVTEALTTLDDAVSGVDDTLGTLSPILKVLPAALGEGTPRTYLLMFQGNSELRASGGNPAALALVTATEGRIELTTQATSVQFANARPESISPLDAETENLYSDIIGRWIPNMTATPDFPTTVDIMRAWWADEGLPPFDDVISTDPVALSYILNATGPIQLATGETLTSENAVSLLLNEVYFNYGEVINGNNVDASAQDLFFASAAAQIFATLTAGVENPLALFDALRQASDESRMKIWSSNPDIEAMMSDTRLAGTLPATNDDKTIAGVYFNDTTGAKTDYYADASVVSSTDQCTATGAPTFQQTITFANNITPEQADALPYFITGPYYEPGHIATDVVVYAPVGATIDSWNVEGAESFALIAEGTHLGRSVVRINVVTPPQTAATITVSMKGAEGTTGADYGAYDVWTTPMVRATPVTLETPGCG, encoded by the coding sequence GTGGTCTTCCTTCTTCTCGTCGCGGTCGCAGCACTGACCGCAGTCGCGGCATCGAAGGCTCTGTCGGTTCGTGATTCACTCACTCCGGCCGTGCCCATCGCCAGCGGCATGCCCGCGAAGGTCGTGGCTGGAGACACGGAGGGCGCAGCGGCGGACGCGGCTTCGCTCAAGCAGCTTTCCGCACGGGCCGTCGCCGAGACGGAAGGCTGGGACTGGCGCGTCGCGGAATGGGTTCCGGTCGTCGGCCAGAACCTCGCCGCTGTGCGCGCGGCGGCCGAGAGCATCGACGATGTCGCCGACTTCGCTGTGAATTCACTGCCCAAACTCGATCTCACCGCCTTCAAGCCGGTGAACGGCGCCATTGATCTGGCCGCCGTGCATGATCTCGAGAAGGTCGTCTCGACCGGAGCCGCGACCTTCGCCGGCGTGAGCACGCGGATCGAGAACGCTGACCGCACGTTCCTGCTGCCTCAGGTGACCGAGGCGCTGACCACCTTGGACGATGCCGTCTCCGGTGTGGACGACACGCTCGGCACGCTGTCGCCGATACTCAAGGTCCTTCCGGCGGCACTGGGCGAAGGCACACCTCGCACTTATCTCCTGATGTTCCAGGGCAACTCGGAGCTGCGGGCGTCGGGTGGCAACCCCGCCGCTCTCGCGCTCGTCACTGCCACCGAGGGCCGCATCGAGCTGACGACGCAGGCGACGAGTGTGCAGTTCGCGAACGCTCGTCCCGAGAGCATCTCGCCGCTCGACGCGGAGACGGAGAACCTGTACTCCGACATCATCGGGCGATGGATTCCCAACATGACCGCAACGCCCGACTTTCCCACAACTGTCGACATCATGCGCGCGTGGTGGGCAGACGAAGGGCTTCCGCCCTTTGATGACGTGATCTCCACCGATCCCGTAGCGCTCTCTTACATTCTCAACGCGACGGGCCCGATTCAACTCGCCACCGGTGAGACGCTCACGAGTGAGAATGCTGTCTCGCTCCTGCTCAACGAGGTGTACTTCAACTACGGTGAGGTCATCAACGGGAACAATGTTGACGCGTCCGCCCAGGATCTCTTCTTCGCCTCCGCCGCCGCGCAGATCTTCGCCACGCTGACAGCAGGCGTCGAGAACCCCCTCGCGCTGTTCGACGCCCTGCGTCAGGCGAGCGATGAGAGCCGGATGAAGATCTGGTCGTCGAACCCCGACATCGAGGCGATGATGTCGGACACCCGCCTCGCAGGCACGCTTCCCGCGACCAACGACGACAAGACGATCGCCGGCGTGTACTTCAACGACACGACGGGCGCGAAGACCGACTACTACGCGGATGCGAGCGTGGTCTCGAGCACCGACCAGTGCACGGCGACCGGAGCGCCCACCTTCCAGCAGACCATCACGTTCGCGAACAACATCACGCCCGAGCAGGCCGATGCGCTCCCGTACTTCATCACGGGGCCGTACTACGAGCCCGGGCACATCGCGACGGATGTCGTCGTCTACGCTCCCGTCGGCGCGACGATCGATTCGTGGAATGTCGAGGGAGCGGAGAGCTTCGCGTTGATCGCGGAGGGCACGCACCTCGGGCGCTCCGTCGTGCGCATCAACGTCGTGACACCCCCGCAGACGGCCGCGACGATCACGGTCTCGATGAAGGGCGCCGAGGGCACGACGGGAGCGGACTACGGCGCCTACGACGTCTGGACGACACCGATGGTGCGTGCGACGCCGGTGACTCTGGAGACGCCCGGCTGCGGCTGA